In Pseudomonas nunensis, a single window of DNA contains:
- a CDS encoding short-chain fatty acid transporter, translating into MAADIDDSRYARFALRCSSFAERWFPDSWVFAALAVIIVAVATMAMGAKPTDAAMAFGDGFWSLIPFTMQMAFVVIGGYVVASSPPAVKLIDRLARIPKNGRSAVAWVALISMVASLLNWGLSLVFGGLLVRALARRTDLKMDYRAAGAAAYLGLGAVWALGLSSSAAQLQANPASLPPSILSITGVIPFTQTIFLWQSGVLLLALIVVSLIIAYATAPGPNSARDAKACGIDPSFNLPPLQPRTRPGEWLEHSPLLTILLVLLAGGWLFHEFSTKPAISAISGLNTYNFLFLMLGALLHWRPRSFLDAVARAVPTTTGVLIQFPLYGSIAALMTTVKGTDAQTLAHHISTFFVQIASHDTYALLMGVYSAILGFFIPSGGGKWIIEAPYVMQVATDLNYHLGWAVQIYNAAEALPNLINPFYMLPLLGVLGLKARDLIGFSFVQLLVHTPLVLFLLWALGTTLVYTAPVMP; encoded by the coding sequence GTGGCCGCTGATATCGACGATAGCCGCTATGCCCGCTTTGCCCTGCGCTGCTCAAGCTTTGCCGAACGCTGGTTCCCCGATTCCTGGGTGTTCGCCGCCCTGGCGGTGATCATCGTTGCCGTGGCGACCATGGCCATGGGCGCCAAACCCACCGACGCGGCCATGGCGTTCGGTGACGGGTTCTGGAGTCTGATTCCGTTCACCATGCAAATGGCGTTCGTGGTGATTGGCGGCTATGTGGTGGCCAGTTCGCCGCCAGCGGTAAAGCTGATCGATCGCCTGGCGCGGATCCCGAAAAACGGCCGCTCCGCCGTGGCCTGGGTCGCGTTGATTTCCATGGTCGCGTCGCTGCTGAACTGGGGGCTTTCGCTGGTGTTCGGTGGTTTGCTGGTACGTGCCCTCGCGCGCCGCACCGATCTGAAAATGGATTACCGCGCCGCTGGTGCCGCCGCCTATCTGGGTCTTGGCGCCGTGTGGGCGTTGGGCCTGTCGTCGTCCGCCGCGCAATTGCAGGCCAACCCGGCCAGCCTGCCGCCATCGATTCTGTCGATTACCGGGGTCATCCCGTTCACTCAGACGATCTTTCTCTGGCAGTCCGGCGTGCTGTTGCTGGCGCTGATCGTGGTCTCGCTGATCATTGCCTACGCAACCGCCCCCGGCCCGAATTCTGCGCGTGACGCCAAGGCCTGCGGCATCGACCCGAGTTTCAACCTGCCGCCACTGCAACCGCGCACCCGTCCCGGCGAATGGCTGGAACACAGTCCGTTGCTGACGATTTTGCTGGTGCTGTTGGCGGGCGGCTGGCTGTTTCATGAGTTCTCGACCAAACCGGCGATCAGCGCGATCTCCGGGTTGAACACCTACAACTTCCTGTTCCTGATGCTCGGCGCCCTGCTGCACTGGCGCCCACGCAGCTTCCTCGATGCCGTGGCCCGGGCGGTGCCGACCACCACCGGCGTGCTGATCCAGTTCCCGTTGTACGGCTCGATCGCGGCGTTGATGACCACGGTCAAAGGCACCGACGCCCAGACCCTGGCCCACCACATCTCGACCTTTTTCGTACAAATCGCGTCCCATGACACCTACGCGCTGTTGATGGGCGTGTACTCGGCGATTCTCGGTTTCTTCATCCCGTCCGGCGGCGGCAAATGGATCATCGAAGCGCCGTACGTGATGCAAGTGGCCACCGACCTGAACTACCACCTGGGCTGGGCCGTGCAGATCTACAACGCCGCCGAAGCCCTGCCGAACCTGATCAACCCGTTCTACATGCTGCCACTGCTGGGCGTACTGGGGTTGAAGGCGCGAGACTTGATCGGGTTCTCGTTTGTGCAGTTGCTGGTGCACACGCCGCTGGTGTTGTTCCTGCTGTGGGCGTTGGGGACGACGCTGGTTTATACGGCGCCGGTGATGCCTTAA
- a CDS encoding PLP-dependent aminotransferase family protein: MNKDSAFAYQAVYRYLVELIDSARTDGELKLPSLRQLALRLNVSVSTTKYAYALLEDEGRVFSRPKLGYFCAVTPMQPPALADNLLDNIYAYARQPGMLALCSDAPSMLLSLENPLLMTERELSRQYPRSAVPLYQPFGEIELRTVLAERYTRSTEHYWRPEQVYIGADLRSVLDLLLAALNLHGSVALVESPCSWAILRQLHAAKIRVIEVPVQADGRFDLQRVHDLLQRETVALAVFSSAVSIPHGSLMPAADKQQICNWLRAQDVWLFENDSYGEFGFNAEQSRYRDFADPEKLVVFSTFDKVIGSEAPFGYVLIRGLEAAMQRQCLDRAFRLSPIRQKALARLFGSRRIDQHTQQLRGLLQERMTHMTRLLQEHAGDQLKVLASAGGATLWAQSIYPVDMRRVYERLLPKGIVIAPGEMFSQQGLWRDCLRLSYTVDWSKDIGLAVKTLAEAIDQERQLTP, encoded by the coding sequence TTGAACAAGGACAGTGCTTTCGCCTACCAGGCTGTGTATCGCTATCTGGTCGAGCTGATTGACTCGGCCAGGACTGACGGCGAGTTAAAGCTACCGTCATTGCGCCAGTTGGCGTTGCGCCTGAATGTCTCGGTGTCCACCACCAAATATGCCTATGCCTTGCTCGAGGATGAGGGACGCGTCTTTTCCCGGCCCAAGCTCGGCTATTTTTGCGCAGTGACGCCGATGCAACCCCCGGCACTGGCCGACAATCTGCTCGACAACATATACGCCTACGCGCGCCAGCCCGGCATGCTGGCGCTGTGCAGCGATGCGCCGTCGATGTTGCTGTCTTTGGAAAACCCGTTGCTGATGACCGAGCGCGAACTGTCGCGGCAATACCCGCGCTCGGCGGTGCCGTTGTATCAACCGTTCGGGGAGATCGAATTGCGCACGGTGCTGGCCGAGCGCTACACCCGTTCGACCGAGCATTATTGGCGTCCGGAACAGGTGTACATCGGTGCCGACCTGCGCAGTGTGTTGGACCTGTTGCTGGCCGCGCTGAACCTGCACGGCAGCGTGGCATTGGTCGAATCGCCGTGTTCCTGGGCGATTTTGCGGCAGTTGCACGCGGCGAAGATTCGGGTGATCGAGGTGCCTGTGCAAGCCGATGGACGCTTTGATCTGCAGCGGGTCCACGACCTGTTGCAGCGTGAAACCGTGGCGTTGGCGGTGTTCTCTTCGGCGGTGAGCATTCCCCACGGCAGCCTGATGCCGGCGGCCGATAAACAGCAGATATGTAATTGGCTGAGGGCGCAGGATGTCTGGTTGTTTGAAAACGACAGCTATGGCGAGTTTGGTTTTAACGCTGAGCAGTCACGCTACCGTGATTTCGCCGACCCTGAGAAGTTGGTGGTGTTTTCTACCTTCGATAAGGTCATTGGTTCGGAAGCGCCCTTCGGCTACGTGCTGATCCGAGGACTGGAAGCCGCGATGCAACGTCAGTGTCTCGACCGTGCCTTTCGCTTGTCGCCAATCCGGCAAAAGGCGCTCGCCCGCTTGTTCGGTTCACGACGAATCGATCAGCACACTCAGCAGTTGCGCGGTCTGCTACAGGAGCGCATGACGCACATGACCCGCCTGCTTCAAGAGCACGCAGGCGATCAACTGAAAGTGCTGGCGTCGGCCGGGGGCGCGACGCTGTGGGCGCAATCCATTTACCCTGTAGACATGCGCCGAGTGTACGAGCGGCTGTTACCCAAAGGTATCGTGATTGCCCCCGGCGAAATGTTCAGCCAGCAGGGTTTGTGGCGTGATTGCCTGCGCCTGAGCTACACCGTCGACTGGAGCAAGGACATCGGCCTGGCCGTGAAGACGCTGGCCGAGGCCATTGATCAGGAACGTCAGCTGACGCCATAA
- a CDS encoding MFS transporter: protein MTANTDTRPAPFTRSDYKTLGLAALGGALEIYDFIIFVFFALTLSQLFFPPEMPEWLRLLQSFGIFVTGYLARPLGGILMAHFADKLGRKKVFSLSILMMALPCLLIGIMPTYAQIGYFAPLLLLALRILQGAAVGGEVPSAWVFVAEHAPAGHRGYALGFLQAGLTFGYLIGALTATFLAQAFTPAEILDYAWRYPFLLGGVFGVIGVWLRRWLSETPVFMAMQARRDATVELPLRTVLREHRLAMFPAMILTCVLTSAVVVFVVITPTMMQKTFGMTASHTFALSALGIVFLNIGCVLAGLLVDRIGAWRTVMLYSLLLPLGIGVLYTCLIIGGSWIGLAYAVAGLSCGVVGAVPSVMVNLFPARIRVSGISFTYNIAYAAWASITPLLLIGLMPWSPWICVIFCAVMGAVGVSSAAYFGARMPHVGSRSVAPCL, encoded by the coding sequence ATGACTGCCAATACCGACACGCGCCCGGCGCCGTTCACCCGTTCGGACTACAAGACCCTGGGCCTTGCGGCGCTCGGCGGGGCGCTGGAAATCTACGATTTCATCATTTTCGTATTTTTCGCCCTGACCCTCAGCCAGCTGTTCTTTCCGCCGGAAATGCCCGAGTGGCTGCGCTTGCTGCAGAGCTTCGGGATCTTCGTCACCGGTTACCTGGCGCGGCCGCTGGGCGGAATTCTGATGGCGCACTTCGCCGACAAACTCGGGCGCAAAAAGGTTTTCAGCCTGAGCATTTTGATGATGGCGCTGCCGTGCCTGCTGATCGGTATCATGCCGACCTACGCGCAAATCGGTTATTTCGCACCGTTGCTGCTGTTGGCCCTGCGCATTCTCCAGGGTGCGGCGGTGGGCGGTGAAGTGCCGAGCGCCTGGGTGTTCGTCGCCGAGCACGCACCGGCCGGGCATCGCGGTTACGCCCTCGGATTCCTCCAGGCCGGCCTGACCTTTGGCTATTTGATCGGCGCGTTGACCGCGACCTTTCTGGCCCAGGCCTTCACCCCGGCAGAAATTCTCGATTACGCCTGGCGCTATCCGTTCCTGCTGGGCGGCGTGTTTGGTGTGATCGGTGTCTGGTTGCGCCGCTGGCTCAGCGAAACCCCGGTGTTCATGGCGATGCAGGCACGCCGCGATGCGACGGTCGAACTGCCGCTGCGCACCGTGCTACGCGAGCATCGCCTGGCCATGTTTCCGGCGATGATCCTCACCTGCGTGCTGACCTCGGCGGTGGTGGTGTTCGTGGTTATCACCCCGACCATGATGCAGAAAACCTTCGGCATGACCGCCAGCCACACCTTCGCCCTGAGCGCCTTGGGCATCGTGTTCCTGAACATCGGTTGCGTGCTCGCCGGTTTGCTCGTTGACCGCATCGGCGCCTGGCGCACGGTCATGCTTTACAGCCTGTTGCTGCCACTGGGCATTGGCGTGCTCTATACCTGCCTGATCATCGGCGGTAGCTGGATCGGCCTGGCCTACGCGGTGGCCGGCCTCAGTTGCGGGGTGGTCGGCGCGGTGCCGTCGGTGATGGTCAACCTGTTCCCGGCGCGGATTCGCGTCTCGGGGATTTCCTTCACCTACAACATTGCCTACGCCGCGTGGGCGAGTATCACACCGCTGTTGCTGATCGGACTGATGCCTTGGAGCCCGTGGATCTGCGTAATTTTCTGCGCGGTGATGGGCGCAGTGGGCGTGAGCAGCGCGGCGTATTTCGGCGCGCGCATGCCGCATGTCGGGAGCCGTTCCGTGGCGCCCTGCCTATAG
- a CDS encoding acid phosphatase, whose translation MADEKDGTDLPSPDADQPVDTSRRRFLGGVAVLGVGATLSACGTKGDDTGKPVERPLTPTELDKALHENVKNVVVIYGENRSFNNLFADFPGIEKPLSALKPDDYQQRDRDGNLLSTLPPVWGGLNQVGPQTLDGVIYPAGTQFQEHLPNAPFALKGPQGEDLPLSLVTRDLWHVFYQNQMQINGGKNDRFVAWADSGALTMGHYTQTRYSLRLWDVAKEFVLCDNFFQGAFGGSYLNHQYLISAQVPFYPDAANSIAEPNIATLQSDDPTDNRLKPLDASPASAMTGPPQFGPSLLTPDGYAVNTMAPPYWPTWIRDPERPDYAKPLPSVLVPQTHEHIGDKLSKKNVDWAWYGGAWQATIDEYKDSGAIPKIPNFQYHHQPFNYFKRQGPENPAERAKRLRDGGLGDESSTNKFLADAEAGKLPAVTFYKPQGNLNMHAGYADIASGDRHIVRALKVLQQSPQWKNMVVVITVDENGGWWDHVAPPKGDRWGPGTRIPALVISPFSRKGTVDHTVYDTASILRLITRTFQLETLDGIKMRDDAMIARGQKPMGDLTNALHFPA comes from the coding sequence ATGGCCGACGAAAAAGACGGAACCGACCTCCCCTCCCCCGACGCCGATCAACCTGTAGATACCAGTCGCCGCCGCTTCCTCGGTGGCGTTGCCGTATTGGGTGTCGGGGCAACGCTGAGTGCTTGCGGCACTAAAGGTGATGACACCGGCAAACCGGTTGAGCGCCCGCTGACGCCTACCGAGCTGGATAAAGCCCTGCACGAAAACGTGAAGAACGTCGTGGTGATCTACGGCGAAAACCGCAGCTTCAATAACCTGTTTGCGGATTTCCCGGGGATTGAGAAACCGCTGTCGGCGCTCAAGCCGGACGACTATCAGCAACGGGACCGCGACGGCAATCTGCTGTCGACCCTGCCGCCGGTGTGGGGTGGCTTGAACCAAGTTGGCCCGCAAACCCTCGACGGTGTGATCTATCCTGCCGGTACGCAATTCCAGGAACACCTGCCCAATGCGCCGTTCGCCCTCAAAGGCCCGCAAGGTGAAGACTTGCCGCTGAGCCTGGTGACCCGCGATCTGTGGCATGTGTTCTATCAGAACCAGATGCAGATCAACGGCGGCAAGAATGACCGCTTTGTCGCTTGGGCCGATTCCGGTGCCTTGACCATGGGCCATTACACCCAGACCCGCTATTCATTGCGTCTGTGGGATGTCGCCAAGGAGTTTGTGCTCTGCGACAACTTCTTCCAGGGTGCTTTCGGCGGTTCGTACCTGAACCATCAATATCTGATCAGCGCCCAAGTGCCGTTCTACCCGGATGCGGCCAACTCGATCGCCGAGCCCAATATCGCCACGCTGCAAAGCGATGATCCGACCGACAATCGTCTCAAGCCACTGGACGCCTCGCCCGCCAGCGCCATGACCGGCCCACCGCAGTTTGGCCCGAGCCTGCTGACACCAGACGGCTACGCGGTGAACACCATGGCGCCGCCGTATTGGCCGACCTGGATTCGCGACCCGGAGCGCCCGGATTACGCCAAGCCTCTGCCTAGCGTTCTGGTCCCGCAAACTCACGAGCACATCGGCGATAAGCTTTCGAAAAAGAACGTCGACTGGGCCTGGTACGGCGGCGCGTGGCAAGCCACGATCGATGAGTACAAGGATTCGGGGGCGATTCCGAAAATCCCTAACTTCCAGTACCACCACCAGCCGTTCAACTACTTCAAGCGCCAGGGCCCTGAAAACCCGGCCGAGCGTGCCAAACGCCTGCGCGATGGCGGGTTGGGCGATGAGTCGAGCACCAACAAATTCCTCGCCGATGCAGAGGCCGGCAAGCTGCCAGCGGTGACGTTCTACAAACCCCAAGGCAACTTGAACATGCACGCCGGTTACGCCGACATCGCCTCGGGCGACCGGCATATCGTGCGGGCGTTGAAGGTGCTGCAGCAAAGTCCGCAGTGGAAAAACATGGTGGTGGTGATCACCGTCGACGAGAACGGCGGTTGGTGGGACCACGTTGCGCCGCCAAAAGGCGATCGCTGGGGCCCGGGGACGCGTATCCCGGCGCTGGTGATTTCACCGTTTTCGCGCAAGGGCACGGTGGATCACACGGTGTATGACACCGCCTCGATCCTGCGCCTGATCACCCGCACCTTTCAGCTGGAAACCCTCGACGGGATCAAAATGCGCGATGACGCGATGATTGCCCGGGGCCAGAAGCCGATGGGGGATTTGACCAACGCGCTGCACTTTCCGGCGTGA
- the rimI gene encoding ribosomal protein S18-alanine N-acetyltransferase, translated as MSDAVSFRPMTEADLDAVLKIEYAAYSHPWTRGIFLDGLGKYQIWLMFEGSQQVGHGVVQIILDEAHLLNITVKPENQGRGLGLTLLEHLMSRAYDAKARECFLEVRDSNRGAFRLYERYGFNEIGRRRDYYPAVGGREDAVVMACTLVD; from the coding sequence ATGAGTGACGCTGTATCGTTCCGCCCAATGACCGAGGCGGACCTGGACGCTGTACTGAAGATCGAATACGCGGCTTATAGCCACCCGTGGACGCGGGGGATTTTTCTCGATGGCCTGGGCAAGTACCAGATCTGGCTGATGTTCGAAGGCTCGCAGCAGGTCGGCCACGGCGTGGTGCAGATCATTCTTGATGAAGCGCATCTGCTGAACATCACGGTCAAACCGGAAAATCAGGGCCGCGGCCTGGGTTTGACGCTGCTGGAACATTTGATGTCCCGGGCGTATGACGCCAAGGCGCGGGAGTGTTTCCTGGAAGTGCGCGACAGCAACCGTGGGGCGTTTCGGTTGTATGAGCGGTATGGGTTTAACGAGATTGGCCGGCGTCGGGATTACTACCCGGCGGTGGGTGGGCGGGAAGATGCCGTAGTCATGGCCTGCACTTTGGTTGACTGA
- the can gene encoding carbonate dehydratase, whose protein sequence is MNELQDLIDNNERWADAITKEDPDFFAKLARQQTPEYLWIGCSDARVPANEIVGMLPGDLFVHRNVANVVLHTDLNCLSVIQYAVDVLKVKHILVTGHYGCGGVRASMQDRQLGLIDGWLRSIRDLYYEKREELAKLPTEEEQVDRLCELNVVQQVANVGHTSIVQNAWHRGQSLSIHGCIYGIKDGRWKSLNATISGFEQLPPQYRLRPVGAL, encoded by the coding sequence ATGAACGAATTACAAGATCTGATTGATAACAACGAGCGCTGGGCTGACGCGATCACCAAAGAAGATCCTGATTTCTTCGCCAAACTGGCCCGTCAGCAAACTCCGGAATACCTGTGGATCGGTTGCTCCGATGCGCGGGTGCCGGCGAACGAGATCGTTGGCATGCTGCCCGGTGACCTGTTTGTTCACCGTAACGTGGCCAACGTGGTGCTGCACACCGACCTCAATTGCCTGTCGGTGATTCAGTACGCGGTGGACGTGCTCAAGGTCAAACACATCCTGGTCACTGGCCATTACGGGTGTGGCGGCGTGCGTGCGTCGATGCAGGACCGCCAGTTGGGCCTGATCGATGGCTGGCTGCGCTCGATTCGTGATCTCTATTATGAGAAACGCGAAGAACTGGCCAAGTTGCCCACCGAAGAAGAACAGGTAGACCGCCTCTGCGAGCTCAACGTGGTCCAGCAAGTGGCCAACGTCGGGCACACCAGCATTGTGCAAAACGCCTGGCATCGCGGGCAGAGCCTGTCGATCCACGGTTGCATCTATGGCATCAAGGACGGCCGCTGGAAAAGCCTGAACGCGACCATCAGCGGTTTCGAGCAACTGCCGCCGCAATACCGTTTGCGTCCTGTCGGGGCGTTGTAA
- the panB gene encoding 3-methyl-2-oxobutanoate hydroxymethyltransferase, with amino-acid sequence MSSHTRSKRLTVPQLVAMKGQQKIVSLTAYTRSMAELMDPFVDFVLIGDSTAMVGYGRTSTLDMSLEEIIAHTRAVVSSTRLACVIADMPFGSYQESPQQAYRNCAEVLARTGCDALKLEGGKALAGTVEFLVQRGIPVMAHIGLMPQYVNVMGGFKAQGLNDTTAEAIEEDARAHLTAGAFSLLLEGVAEPLARRISDFSAMPTIGIGASPACDGQVLVTEDILGLGGEYVPRFVKPYADVGALISQAFECFADEVRNGQFPQMQHCYGVS; translated from the coding sequence ATGAGCAGCCATACCCGCAGTAAACGCCTGACCGTCCCCCAGTTGGTGGCGATGAAAGGCCAACAGAAAATCGTCTCCCTGACCGCCTACACCCGCTCGATGGCCGAGTTAATGGACCCGTTCGTCGACTTCGTGCTGATCGGCGATTCCACCGCCATGGTTGGCTACGGTCGCACTTCAACACTGGACATGAGTCTGGAAGAAATCATCGCGCACACCCGTGCGGTGGTCTCCAGCACAAGGCTGGCCTGCGTGATTGCCGACATGCCGTTCGGCAGCTATCAGGAGTCCCCGCAGCAGGCCTATCGCAATTGCGCCGAAGTGCTGGCCCGCACTGGCTGCGATGCGCTCAAGCTTGAGGGCGGCAAGGCCTTGGCTGGCACCGTGGAGTTTCTGGTACAGCGCGGTATTCCGGTGATGGCGCACATCGGCCTGATGCCGCAGTACGTCAACGTCATGGGCGGTTTCAAGGCTCAGGGCCTGAATGACACGACCGCAGAGGCCATCGAGGAAGATGCCCGTGCGCACCTGACAGCCGGCGCGTTCAGCCTGTTACTGGAAGGTGTGGCCGAACCGCTGGCCCGGCGCATCAGCGATTTCTCGGCGATGCCGACCATTGGTATAGGCGCCTCACCGGCCTGCGACGGGCAAGTGCTGGTAACCGAAGATATCCTGGGCCTGGGCGGCGAATACGTGCCGCGCTTCGTCAAACCCTATGCTGATGTCGGCGCACTGATCAGCCAGGCGTTCGAGTGTTTTGCCGATGAAGTGCGCAACGGTCAATTTCCGCAGATGCAGCACTGTTATGGCGTCAGCTGA
- a CDS encoding flavin reductase family protein: MTVSHRRPVPLSKAYRLLNHGPTVLVSAAHDGQRNIMAAAWAMPLDFEPPKIAVVLDKSTWTRQLLEASGTFVVNVPCVAQADIVQTVGSTSGLALTQDQGQDKFQAYGLQTFSGELIDAPMLEGCVAWLECRLLPEPHNHQQYDLFLAEVIAAQADERVFSDGRWHFEGHDALRTLHHVAGGHFLKIGDPVDGKALGESD, translated from the coding sequence ATGACCGTTTCCCATCGCCGTCCGGTTCCGTTGTCCAAGGCGTATCGCCTGCTCAATCACGGGCCGACCGTGCTGGTCAGCGCGGCCCACGACGGTCAGCGCAATATCATGGCCGCTGCCTGGGCCATGCCGCTGGATTTCGAGCCGCCGAAAATCGCCGTGGTGCTGGATAAGTCCACCTGGACCCGGCAACTGCTGGAAGCCTCGGGCACGTTCGTGGTGAACGTGCCCTGCGTCGCCCAGGCCGATATCGTGCAAACCGTCGGCTCGACCTCTGGCCTGGCGCTGACTCAGGACCAAGGTCAGGATAAATTCCAGGCCTATGGCTTACAGACTTTCAGCGGCGAATTGATTGATGCGCCGATGCTCGAAGGTTGCGTTGCGTGGCTGGAATGCCGGTTGTTGCCGGAGCCGCATAATCATCAGCAATACGACCTGTTCCTCGCCGAGGTGATTGCCGCCCAAGCCGATGAGCGCGTGTTCAGCGACGGCCGCTGGCACTTCGAAGGGCATGACGCGCTGCGCACCTTGCACCATGTCGCCGGTGGCCACTTCCTGAAGATCGGCGATCCGGTGGATGGCAAGGCGCTGGGCGAGTCTGACTAA
- a CDS encoding gluconate:H+ symporter: protein MELSTAAWMVHDTRLILCVLLAIATIIVLISATKLPPFLSILIGTFIAGVGAGLPPEDVAKAFSKGAGAILGEAGIIIALGSMLGALMAESGAADRIASTLLGLGKGKSLPWVMALVAMVIGLPLFFEVGLVMMVPIIFVMARRSGQPLLKIAIPALAGMTTLHALMPPHPGPLIAVSALHADLGLTMLLGFSIAIPAVILAGPIYGNWLSKRMHVEEPAELGALFSAAPKAPRQPSFGVSLLIILLPVLLMLGSTLAKVAMSPESTAALTLKFLGEPLVALGIAVMAAVICLGWANGMPREQVGGTLRKSLAPIAVLLLTIGAGGGLKQTLLDAGVSQTISKVAEGAHMPYLLLAWLIAVALRQATGSATVATTTTAGILAPMMAGLAATQSSLVALAIGAGSVFFCHVNDAGFWMVREYFGLQLKQTIWVWSILQTIVSVVGLVGTLLWWHWLT, encoded by the coding sequence TTGGAGTTATCGACTGCTGCCTGGATGGTTCATGACACCCGTTTGATTCTTTGCGTCCTGCTGGCGATTGCCACGATTATCGTGTTGATCAGCGCCACCAAACTCCCGCCCTTTCTGTCGATCCTGATCGGTACGTTCATTGCCGGTGTCGGCGCCGGTTTGCCGCCTGAAGATGTCGCTAAAGCGTTCAGCAAAGGTGCCGGCGCGATTCTCGGTGAGGCGGGGATTATCATTGCCTTGGGTTCGATGCTCGGTGCGTTGATGGCCGAATCCGGTGCCGCGGACCGCATTGCCTCGACGTTGCTTGGGTTGGGTAAAGGCAAGTCATTGCCGTGGGTCATGGCGTTGGTGGCGATGGTGATTGGCTTGCCGCTGTTTTTCGAAGTGGGCCTGGTGATGATGGTGCCGATCATCTTCGTCATGGCGCGCCGTTCGGGTCAGCCGTTGCTCAAGATCGCGATTCCGGCGCTGGCCGGGATGACCACGTTGCACGCCTTGATGCCGCCGCATCCCGGGCCGCTGATTGCGGTCAGCGCGTTGCACGCCGACCTCGGGCTGACCATGTTGCTGGGGTTCAGTATCGCGATTCCGGCGGTGATCCTGGCCGGCCCGATCTATGGCAACTGGCTGTCGAAACGCATGCACGTCGAGGAGCCCGCAGAGCTCGGCGCCCTGTTCAGCGCCGCGCCCAAGGCCCCGCGCCAGCCGAGCTTCGGCGTGTCGTTGCTGATTATTCTGTTGCCGGTGTTGCTGATGCTCGGCAGTACGTTGGCGAAAGTAGCCATGAGCCCGGAAAGCACCGCCGCCCTGACTCTGAAGTTCCTCGGTGAACCGCTGGTGGCGCTGGGTATTGCGGTGATGGCGGCAGTGATTTGCCTCGGCTGGGCCAACGGCATGCCGCGTGAACAGGTAGGCGGCACGTTGCGCAAAAGCCTGGCGCCGATTGCGGTGTTGCTGCTGACCATCGGTGCCGGCGGTGGCTTGAAGCAGACGTTGCTCGATGCCGGCGTCAGCCAGACCATCAGCAAAGTCGCCGAAGGTGCGCACATGCCGTACTTGCTGCTGGCATGGCTGATTGCCGTGGCACTGCGCCAGGCTACCGGTTCGGCCACGGTGGCGACCACAACCACGGCGGGCATTCTGGCGCCGATGATGGCGGGGCTGGCGGCGACGCAAAGCTCTTTGGTGGCGTTGGCGATTGGCGCCGGTTCAGTGTTTTTTTGCCACGTGAACGACGCCGGATTCTGGATGGTGCGCGAGTACTTTGGTTTGCAGCTCAAACAGACCATCTGGGTCTGGTCGATCCTGCAAACCATCGTGTCGGTAGTGGGGTTGGTGGGGACGTTGTTGTGGTGGCATTGGTTGACGTAA
- a CDS encoding nucleotidyltransferase family protein: MKPSIALDLQRVAVLEVVRRSHASNPRVFGSVMFGTDKEGSDLDLLVDALPGATLFGLGGLQEELEELLGVSVDLRTPQDLPLKLRRRVLKQARPI; the protein is encoded by the coding sequence ATGAAGCCCTCAATTGCTTTGGATCTCCAACGTGTGGCTGTCCTCGAGGTTGTTCGCAGGTCCCACGCTTCCAATCCCCGCGTCTTTGGCTCGGTAATGTTCGGAACGGATAAAGAGGGGAGTGACCTTGATCTGTTAGTTGACGCATTGCCTGGTGCAACACTTTTTGGCTTGGGCGGACTTCAGGAAGAGCTGGAGGAGTTACTGGGCGTAAGTGTTGACCTGCGGACGCCGCAAGACCTCCCATTGAAGCTCCGTCGGAGAGTCCTTAAACAGGCTCGCCCGATATGA
- a CDS encoding GNAT family N-acetyltransferase, producing the protein MSDFPTLETPRLLLREIVSADAPALLAIHGNAEAMQWFGMDPITDIAQAQALVDTFTESRSLPNPGIRWGIQDKTHEALLGNCGFFKWNRQWKSCSLGFALGQSAWGKGFMSEALQATLVWGFEQMQLNRIEATVHPENQACLKLLERLGFVQEGRLRQAGFWLGEHRDLLQLSLLRAEFEPSPISAL; encoded by the coding sequence ATGAGCGACTTCCCGACTCTCGAAACGCCGCGTCTGCTGCTGCGCGAAATAGTGTCAGCCGACGCCCCGGCCCTGCTGGCGATTCACGGTAATGCCGAGGCCATGCAATGGTTTGGCATGGACCCGATTACCGACATCGCCCAGGCCCAGGCTTTGGTCGACACCTTCACCGAATCGCGCTCTTTGCCGAATCCGGGCATCCGCTGGGGCATCCAGGACAAAACACACGAAGCATTGCTCGGTAACTGTGGTTTCTTCAAATGGAACCGGCAGTGGAAAAGCTGCTCACTGGGTTTCGCGTTGGGACAGTCAGCCTGGGGCAAAGGCTTTATGTCTGAAGCGCTGCAAGCGACGCTGGTCTGGGGGTTTGAACAGATGCAGCTCAATCGGATCGAGGCCACTGTGCATCCCGAGAACCAAGCGTGTTTGAAGTTGCTCGAACGCCTGGGTTTCGTCCAGGAAGGACGGCTTCGCCAGGCGGGTTTCTGGCTGGGCGAGCATCGCGATTTGCTGCAACTTTCGTTATTGCGCGCAGAGTTTGAACCGTCGCCGATCAGCGCTCTTTAG